In one Mycobacteroides chelonae genomic region, the following are encoded:
- a CDS encoding GuaB3 family IMP dehydrogenase-related protein produces MRDLVEIGMGRTARRTYELDDVNIVPSRRTRSSQDVSTAWQLDAYRFEIPVVAHPTDALVSPQFAIELGRAGGLGVINGEGLWGRHADVEARIAEVVEVAQKEPEPSAAIRLLQQLHSAPIDPELLATAIAEVRGAGVTTAVRVSPQNAQLLTPHLISAGIDLLVIHGTIVSAERVARDGEPLNLKTFISELDIPVVAGGVIDHRTALHLMRTGAAGVIVGYGQTAGATTSGEVLGISVAMATAIADAAAARREYLDETGGRYVHVLADGDIHTSGDLAKSIACGADAVVLGTPLAAAQEAAGDGWFWPNAAAHPSLPRGALLQVAVGERPPLSEVLVGPSDDPFGTLNLVGGLRRSMAKSGYCDLKEFQKVGLTVNS; encoded by the coding sequence ATGCGTGACCTCGTCGAAATCGGCATGGGCAGAACAGCTCGTCGTACCTATGAACTCGATGACGTAAACATTGTCCCGTCGCGCCGCACGCGTTCCTCGCAGGACGTGTCGACGGCGTGGCAGCTCGATGCCTACCGCTTCGAAATTCCGGTGGTGGCGCACCCGACCGACGCGCTGGTTTCGCCGCAATTCGCCATAGAACTCGGGCGGGCCGGCGGGCTGGGCGTCATCAACGGCGAGGGATTGTGGGGCCGGCACGCCGATGTCGAGGCCCGCATCGCCGAGGTGGTCGAGGTAGCCCAGAAGGAGCCCGAGCCTTCCGCCGCGATTCGGCTGCTGCAGCAGTTGCATTCGGCGCCAATCGATCCCGAGCTGCTGGCGACGGCCATCGCCGAAGTCCGCGGTGCCGGAGTGACCACCGCCGTGCGGGTGAGCCCGCAGAATGCGCAGCTGCTGACCCCGCACTTGATCTCTGCCGGTATCGACCTGCTGGTCATCCACGGCACCATCGTCTCGGCCGAGCGGGTGGCCCGTGACGGCGAGCCGCTCAACCTGAAAACCTTTATCTCCGAGCTGGATATCCCCGTCGTCGCCGGTGGCGTTATCGACCACCGCACGGCGCTGCATCTGATGCGCACGGGTGCTGCCGGTGTCATCGTCGGGTACGGGCAGACCGCGGGTGCGACGACTAGCGGAGAGGTGCTGGGCATCAGTGTCGCGATGGCCACCGCCATCGCCGACGCCGCTGCGGCCCGCCGTGAGTATCTCGACGAGACGGGTGGCCGGTACGTGCATGTGCTGGCCGATGGCGACATCCACACCTCGGGTGACCTCGCGAAGTCCATCGCCTGCGGTGCCGATGCCGTCGTGCTGGGGACGCCGCTGGCCGCCGCCCAGGAGGCCGCCGGTGACGGGTGGTTCTGGCCGAATGCTGCCGCGCATCCCTCGCTGCCTCGTGGCGCACTGCTGCAGGTGGCGGTGGGGGAGCGGCCGCCGCTGAGCGAGGTGCTCGTCGGGCCTTCCGATGACCCGTTTGGCACGTTGAATCTTGTTGGTGGGCTCCGTCGTTCGATGGCGAAGTCCGGATACTGCGATCTGAAGGAATTTCAGAAGGTCGGGCTGACCGTCAACTCTTAG